From a region of the Gossypium raimondii isolate GPD5lz chromosome 10, ASM2569854v1, whole genome shotgun sequence genome:
- the LOC105777815 gene encoding ras-related protein RABE1c-like isoform X2: MAAPPARARADYDYLIKLLLIGDSGVGKSCLLLRFSDGSFTTSFITTIGIDFKIRTIELDGKRIKLQIWDTAGQERFRTITTDIRNWIRNIEQHASDNVNKVLVGNKADMDESKRAVPTSKGQALADEYGIKFFETSAKTNLNVEEVFFSIARDIKQRLTESDNKAEPTALKINQQDAAASVDQAAQKSGCCGG, translated from the exons ATGGCTGCACCACCAGCTAGAGCTCGTGCTGATTATGATTACCTCATTAAGCTTCTTTTAATTGGTGATAgtg GTGTGGGAAAGAGTTGTCTTCTTTTACGATTTTCTGATGGCTCCTTTACCACTAGTTTCATAACGACCATTGG CATCGATTTTAAGATAAGAACCATTGAGCTTGATGGTAAGAGGATCAAACTACAAATCTGGGACACAGCTGGTCAAGAGCGATTCCGAACTATTACGACAG ATATTAGGAATTGGATTCGCAACATTGAACAACATGCTTCCGACAATGTCAACAAGGTACTGGTTGGGAACAAGGCTGACATGGATGAGAGCAAAAGG GCCGTGCCTACATCCAAGGGTCAAGCTCTTGCTGATGAGTACGGTATCAAGTTCTTTGAAACT AGTGCAAAGACGAATTTGAATGTTGAGGAGGTTTTCTTCTCAATAGCCCGGGATATTAAACAAAGGCTCACTGAATCTGATAATAAGGCCGAG CCCACGgcactaaaaattaatcaacaagACGCTGCTGCAAGTGTTGATCAAGCTGCTCAAAAGTCGGGTTGCTGCGGAGGTTAA
- the LOC105777815 gene encoding ras-related protein RABE1c-like isoform X1 — protein MAAPPARARADYDYLIKLLLIGDSGVGKSCLLLRFSDGSFTTSFITTIGIDFKIRTIELDGKRIKLQIWDTAGQERFRTITTAYYRGAMGILLVYDVTDESSFNNIRNWIRNIEQHASDNVNKVLVGNKADMDESKRAVPTSKGQALADEYGIKFFETSAKTNLNVEEVFFSIARDIKQRLTESDNKAEPTALKINQQDAAASVDQAAQKSGCCGG, from the exons ATGGCTGCACCACCAGCTAGAGCTCGTGCTGATTATGATTACCTCATTAAGCTTCTTTTAATTGGTGATAgtg GTGTGGGAAAGAGTTGTCTTCTTTTACGATTTTCTGATGGCTCCTTTACCACTAGTTTCATAACGACCATTGG CATCGATTTTAAGATAAGAACCATTGAGCTTGATGGTAAGAGGATCAAACTACAAATCTGGGACACAGCTGGTCAAGAGCGATTCCGAACTATTACGACAG CTTACTATCGTGGAGCCATGGGGATTTTGCTGGTTTATGATGTTACTGATGAGTCATCTTTCAACa ATATTAGGAATTGGATTCGCAACATTGAACAACATGCTTCCGACAATGTCAACAAGGTACTGGTTGGGAACAAGGCTGACATGGATGAGAGCAAAAGG GCCGTGCCTACATCCAAGGGTCAAGCTCTTGCTGATGAGTACGGTATCAAGTTCTTTGAAACT AGTGCAAAGACGAATTTGAATGTTGAGGAGGTTTTCTTCTCAATAGCCCGGGATATTAAACAAAGGCTCACTGAATCTGATAATAAGGCCGAG CCCACGgcactaaaaattaatcaacaagACGCTGCTGCAAGTGTTGATCAAGCTGCTCAAAAGTCGGGTTGCTGCGGAGGTTAA